A segment of the Sulfoacidibacillus ferrooxidans genome:
TGTCTCTAACTTTACTGCTCGCGTGTTTGTCTCTTGTTGCATTTAGTTTTCAAGGATCCACTTGCTTGCCTTCTTCGCGCCGCCGTTCGTGGCGACAGGTAGTAATATAACACAGTCCGTTTTAGAGAGTCAAGCGCATTTCACTGTAAATCGCAAATAATGTCGATAATGTTCATTGTGCTGCATTTATAGATAATTTTACACTCATAAACGTTGCACGAATGCACCGTTTATATTCTTTTTTCATTTCATTGTTCGCTTGCCATGAATCAGTTTTTGATCGACCTTCGATCGACTACAGTGTATGGTCAAGCTACCTACTTTTCTTTTGTATACTTATGCACATTTTGATAGGCACGCAATAGTCCAGCATGTGCAGTTCCTACCCCTTTAGTCAACGTTGATTCTTCACAATTCTGAGAATATACAATCTCCGACATACATAGAGGCTTACTCCAATAATACCCCTGGCTCAGTTGTACACCGTTCATTTTGAGCCATTCCATATCTGCTTGGCTTTCCACACCCTCTGCAATGACATATTTACTTGAAGTCACACGATCCAACAATGAACGAAGGCGTTTTTGCTGTACCAGATTGTGCGCGACTCCATGAATGAGCGAGCGATCAATCTTAATATATTCAGGTTGCAATACATCAAGCTTCAATAGCAGTTCTTTTGCAGAGCACTCATGCGACACATCATCTAAAGCAAACTGTATCCCGCTAGACCGCAGAACATTGCATATTGGCGCCAATTCAGAGGGGATATATGAAACGTATTCAATAATTTCAATCACTAATTGAGTAGGATCCATATGATATACATCCAGCGCTCGCTCGAAAAAATTCATAAAGCTAATATCGAGCAGACTCGTCGGCATCACATTTACAAATAAACGCTTTTGATGGAGCGCATCTGACTTAAAATGTGTGAAAGCCGTTCGGACGGCCAACATGTCTGCTGCCATACTGCACTCTTCCACCACTGAAGCCTGAAACCACCGATCTGGCGCTAGCGCACTATCCTGCCAAAATGGTCGACTCAACGCTTCATGTGCAAATACCATTTGTTTAGAGTGATTGACAATAGGTTGATACACGGTGTACATGGAACCTGCCTCAAGCACCTCGCGTACATACATCGAGTCATCCATAGAATCACTCCGGTAAAAATGATGGTTACCATTTTGCACAGTAGGCTTTATGTCATCTTGATTGCACATCAAGTTTTCCCACCCCACTCAATCAACCTACTTTCTCACATCTCTCAATCATTGCAAATGTTATATAGC
Coding sequences within it:
- a CDS encoding EAL domain-containing protein, with the translated sequence MCNQDDIKPTVQNGNHHFYRSDSMDDSMYVREVLEAGSMYTVYQPIVNHSKQMVFAHEALSRPFWQDSALAPDRWFQASVVEECSMAADMLAVRTAFTHFKSDALHQKRLFVNVMPTSLLDISFMNFFERALDVYHMDPTQLVIEIIEYVSYIPSELAPICNVLRSSGIQFALDDVSHECSAKELLLKLDVLQPEYIKIDRSLIHGVAHNLVQQKRLRSLLDRVTSSKYVIAEGVESQADMEWLKMNGVQLSQGYYWSKPLCMSEIVYSQNCEESTLTKGVGTAHAGLLRAYQNVHKYTKEK